One Dreissena polymorpha isolate Duluth1 chromosome 9, UMN_Dpol_1.0, whole genome shotgun sequence genomic window carries:
- the LOC127845909 gene encoding deoxynucleoside triphosphate triphosphohydrolase SAMHD1-like, which produces MRFGVFNDPVHGHISMHPLCVLIIDTPEFQRLRHIKQINAAYFVFPGASHNRFEHSLGVCYLAGRVVRKLKKQKQPNLDINDKDILCVQIAGLCNDLGHGPFSYLFEHRFLPQMQPNCKWTHKEASVMMFSRLIEKNNLIDKFKLYGLENEDITFIKELLNVKAEEQDPEWKYTGRDESKRFLFEIVTNVRNGIDAETWDSCARDCLMLGMSSRFDHMRCIKYVRAIKVKNKYQICFRDKEKRDFDELFFILAKLKDMAYQHKTTFIAGEMIVEALVKVNALILLKGTNRYVPYGIQFILSSLWKNNTIKVLTIKDNSV; this is translated from the exons ATGAGATTTGGA GTGTTCAACGACCCAGTTCATGGTCACATTTCAATGCATCCTCTCTGTGTGCTTATCATAGACACCCCGGAATTTCAGAGACTTCGTCACATTAAACAGATAAACGCAGCATATTTTGTTTTCCCGGGAGCCTCGCACAATCGCTTTGAACATTCACTTGG CGTGTGCTACCTGGCTGGCCGAGTTGTAAGGAAACTCAAGAAACAGAAGCAACCCAATCTAGACATAAATGACAAAGATATACTGTGCGTACAAATAGCAGGACTTTGCAATGATTTGG GTCACGGGCCCTTTTCGTACTTGTTTGAGCATCGTTTCCTTCCACAAATGCAGCCAAACTGCAAATGGACG CACAAGGAGGCGTCTGTAATGATGTTCAGCCGTTTGATCGAGAAGAACAATTTGATAGATAAATTCAAATTGTACGGTCTTGAAAACGAGGATATCACCTTCATTAAGGAATTACTGAATGTAAAAGCTGAAGAACAG GATCCAGAATGGAAATACACTGGAAGAGATGAATCCAAGAGATTTCTGTTTGAG ATTGTGACAAACGTTCGCAACGGCATTGACGCTGAAACATGGGATTCCTGCGCGCGAGATTGCTTGATGCTCGGAATGAGCAGCAGATTTGACCACATGCGGTGCATCAAATATGTCCGCGCGATCAAAGTAAAAAACAAATATCAGATTTGTTTTCGCGACAAG GAAAAACGTGATTTTGACGAGCTGTTTTTCATTCTGGCAAAACTAAAAGACATGGCTTATCAGCATAAAACAACATTCATCGCAGGTGAAAT GATTGTCGAAGCTTTAGTGAAAGTCAACGCTCTAATTTTGTTGAAAGGGACAAATAGGTACGTGCCATATGGCATCCAATTCATATTGTCATCTCTTTGGAAAAACAATACTATTAAAGTATTAACAATAAAGGACAATTCAGTATGA